A portion of the Salvelinus alpinus chromosome 33, SLU_Salpinus.1, whole genome shotgun sequence genome contains these proteins:
- the LOC139563257 gene encoding ubiquitin-conjugating enzyme E2 Q2-like isoform X5, which translates to MVMINTESYPSTPPIWFVDSDDPSLTHVLERLEDVRKGSTLLLQQLKRLICDLCRLYNLPQHPDVEMLDQPLPAGPVGQDRKHGVTDEVTSEEEEEEEMGEQDIEDLDHYEMKEEEPVDGKKSEDDGIEKENLAILEKIRKNQRQDHLNVSAHSGAVSGSVQASDRLMKELREIYRSQSYKMGIYSVELVNDSLYEWHIKLRTVDPDSPLHSDLQVLKEKEGMDYILLNFSYKDNFPFDPPFVRVASPVLSGGYVLGGGALCMELLTKQGWSSAYSIESVIMQINATLVKGKARVQFGANKNQYNLARAQQSYKSLVQIHEKNGWYTPPKEDG; encoded by the exons ATGGTCATGATCAACACA GAGTCGTACCCCTCCACACCTCCAATCTGGTTTGTGGACTCTGATGACCCGAGCCTGACACACGTGTTGGAGCGCCTGGAGGATGTCAGAAAGGGCAGCACCCTG CTCCTGCAGCAGCTAAAGCGGCTCATCTGTGACCTCTGTCGGCTGTACAACCTGCCCCAGCACCCAGATGTAGAGATGCTGGACCAGCCCCTCCCTGCCGGCCCTGTAGGACAAGACCGAAAG CATGGGGTCACAGACGAGGTCACGtccgaagaggaggaagaagaggaaatgGGAGAG CAGGACATTGAAGACCTGGACCACTATGAGATGAAAGAGGAGGAGCCAGTGGATGGGAAAAAGTCTGAGGATGACGGCATCGAGAAGGAGAACCTGGCCATCCTGGAGAAGATCCGCAAGAACCAGAGGCAGGACCACTTGAACGTAAGTGCTCATTCG GGTGCAGTGTCTGGTTCAGTGCAGGCCTCAGACCGCCTCATGAAGGAGCTCCGGGAGATATACCGGTCCCAGAGTTACAAGATGG GTATCTATTCAGTGGAGCTGGTCAATGACAGCTTGTATGAATGGCACATCAAGCTGAGGAC TGTAGATCCAGATAGTCCCCTGCACAGTGACCTGCAGGTTTTAAAGGAAAAGGAGGGAATGGATTACATTCTGCTCAACTTCTCATATAAA GATAATTTCCCCTTTGATCCACCGTTTGTACGGGTGGCTTCTCCTGTGCTGTCTGGAGG TTATGTTCTTGGAGGGGGTGCCCTGTGCATGGAGCTTCTCACAAAACAG GGCTGGAGCAGTGCCTATTCCATAGAGTCCGTAATCATGCAGATCAACGCCACTTTAGTCAAGGGAAAAGCCAGAGTGCAGTTTGGAGCCAATAAG AACCAATACAATCTTGCCAGAGCACAGCAGTCATACAAATCCCTGGTCCAGATCCATGAAAAGAACG
- the LOC139563257 gene encoding ubiquitin-conjugating enzyme E2 Q2-like isoform X3, giving the protein MSVSGLKAELKFLESIFDPNHERFRIIDWKPDELNCQFNVTGEKLLIIHCNITESYPSTPPIWFVDSDDPSLTHVLERLEDVRKGSTLLLQQLKRLICDLCRLYNLPQHPDVEMLDQPLPAGPVGQDRKHGVTDEVTSEEEEEEEMGEQDIEDLDHYEMKEEEPVDGKKSEDDGIEKENLAILEKIRKNQRQDHLNGAVSGSVQASDRLMKELREIYRSQSYKMGIYSVELVNDSLYEWHIKLRTVDPDSPLHSDLQVLKEKEGMDYILLNFSYKDNFPFDPPFVRVASPVLSGGYVLGGGALCMELLTKQGWSSAYSIESVIMQINATLVKGKARVQFGANKNQYNLARAQQSYKSLVQIHEKNGWYTPPKEDG; this is encoded by the exons ATGTCGGTTTCGGGGCTGAAGGCCGAACTGAAGTTTCTGGAGTCCATTTTTGATCCAAACCACGAACGCTTCCGAATTATTGACTGGAAACCGGATGAGTTAAACTGTCAGTTTAATGTGACTGGAGAAAAACTGTTGATTATACATTGCAACATTACG GAGTCGTACCCCTCCACACCTCCAATCTGGTTTGTGGACTCTGATGACCCGAGCCTGACACACGTGTTGGAGCGCCTGGAGGATGTCAGAAAGGGCAGCACCCTG CTCCTGCAGCAGCTAAAGCGGCTCATCTGTGACCTCTGTCGGCTGTACAACCTGCCCCAGCACCCAGATGTAGAGATGCTGGACCAGCCCCTCCCTGCCGGCCCTGTAGGACAAGACCGAAAG CATGGGGTCACAGACGAGGTCACGtccgaagaggaggaagaagaggaaatgGGAGAG CAGGACATTGAAGACCTGGACCACTATGAGATGAAAGAGGAGGAGCCAGTGGATGGGAAAAAGTCTGAGGATGACGGCATCGAGAAGGAGAACCTGGCCATCCTGGAGAAGATCCGCAAGAACCAGAGGCAGGACCACTTGAAC GGTGCAGTGTCTGGTTCAGTGCAGGCCTCAGACCGCCTCATGAAGGAGCTCCGGGAGATATACCGGTCCCAGAGTTACAAGATGG GTATCTATTCAGTGGAGCTGGTCAATGACAGCTTGTATGAATGGCACATCAAGCTGAGGAC TGTAGATCCAGATAGTCCCCTGCACAGTGACCTGCAGGTTTTAAAGGAAAAGGAGGGAATGGATTACATTCTGCTCAACTTCTCATATAAA GATAATTTCCCCTTTGATCCACCGTTTGTACGGGTGGCTTCTCCTGTGCTGTCTGGAGG TTATGTTCTTGGAGGGGGTGCCCTGTGCATGGAGCTTCTCACAAAACAG GGCTGGAGCAGTGCCTATTCCATAGAGTCCGTAATCATGCAGATCAACGCCACTTTAGTCAAGGGAAAAGCCAGAGTGCAGTTTGGAGCCAATAAG AACCAATACAATCTTGCCAGAGCACAGCAGTCATACAAATCCCTGGTCCAGATCCATGAAAAGAACG
- the LOC139563257 gene encoding ubiquitin-conjugating enzyme E2 Q2-like isoform X1, with translation MSVSGLKAELKFLESIFDPNHERFRIIDWKPDELNCQFNVTGEKLLIIHCNITESYPSTPPIWFVDSDDPSLTHVLERLEDVRKGSTLLLQQLKRLICDLCRLYNLPQHPDVEMLDQPLPAGPVGQDRKHGVTDEVTSEEEEEEEMGEQDIEDLDHYEMKEEEPVDGKKSEDDGIEKENLAILEKIRKNQRQDHLNVSAHSGAVSGSVQASDRLMKELREIYRSQSYKMGIYSVELVNDSLYEWHIKLRTVDPDSPLHSDLQVLKEKEGMDYILLNFSYKDNFPFDPPFVRVASPVLSGGYVLGGGALCMELLTKQGWSSAYSIESVIMQINATLVKGKARVQFGANKNQYNLARAQQSYKSLVQIHEKNGWYTPPKEDG, from the exons ATGTCGGTTTCGGGGCTGAAGGCCGAACTGAAGTTTCTGGAGTCCATTTTTGATCCAAACCACGAACGCTTCCGAATTATTGACTGGAAACCGGATGAGTTAAACTGTCAGTTTAATGTGACTGGAGAAAAACTGTTGATTATACATTGCAACATTACG GAGTCGTACCCCTCCACACCTCCAATCTGGTTTGTGGACTCTGATGACCCGAGCCTGACACACGTGTTGGAGCGCCTGGAGGATGTCAGAAAGGGCAGCACCCTG CTCCTGCAGCAGCTAAAGCGGCTCATCTGTGACCTCTGTCGGCTGTACAACCTGCCCCAGCACCCAGATGTAGAGATGCTGGACCAGCCCCTCCCTGCCGGCCCTGTAGGACAAGACCGAAAG CATGGGGTCACAGACGAGGTCACGtccgaagaggaggaagaagaggaaatgGGAGAG CAGGACATTGAAGACCTGGACCACTATGAGATGAAAGAGGAGGAGCCAGTGGATGGGAAAAAGTCTGAGGATGACGGCATCGAGAAGGAGAACCTGGCCATCCTGGAGAAGATCCGCAAGAACCAGAGGCAGGACCACTTGAACGTAAGTGCTCATTCG GGTGCAGTGTCTGGTTCAGTGCAGGCCTCAGACCGCCTCATGAAGGAGCTCCGGGAGATATACCGGTCCCAGAGTTACAAGATGG GTATCTATTCAGTGGAGCTGGTCAATGACAGCTTGTATGAATGGCACATCAAGCTGAGGAC TGTAGATCCAGATAGTCCCCTGCACAGTGACCTGCAGGTTTTAAAGGAAAAGGAGGGAATGGATTACATTCTGCTCAACTTCTCATATAAA GATAATTTCCCCTTTGATCCACCGTTTGTACGGGTGGCTTCTCCTGTGCTGTCTGGAGG TTATGTTCTTGGAGGGGGTGCCCTGTGCATGGAGCTTCTCACAAAACAG GGCTGGAGCAGTGCCTATTCCATAGAGTCCGTAATCATGCAGATCAACGCCACTTTAGTCAAGGGAAAAGCCAGAGTGCAGTTTGGAGCCAATAAG AACCAATACAATCTTGCCAGAGCACAGCAGTCATACAAATCCCTGGTCCAGATCCATGAAAAGAACG
- the LOC139563257 gene encoding ubiquitin-conjugating enzyme E2 Q2-like isoform X6 encodes MVMINTESYPSTPPIWFVDSDDPSLTHVLERLEDVRKGSTLLLQQLKRLICDLCRLYNLPQHPDVEMLDQPLPAGPVGQDRKHGVTDEVTSEEEEEEEMGEDIEDLDHYEMKEEEPVDGKKSEDDGIEKENLAILEKIRKNQRQDHLNGAVSGSVQASDRLMKELREIYRSQSYKMGIYSVELVNDSLYEWHIKLRTVDPDSPLHSDLQVLKEKEGMDYILLNFSYKDNFPFDPPFVRVASPVLSGGYVLGGGALCMELLTKQGWSSAYSIESVIMQINATLVKGKARVQFGANKNQYNLARAQQSYKSLVQIHEKNGWYTPPKEDG; translated from the exons ATGGTCATGATCAACACA GAGTCGTACCCCTCCACACCTCCAATCTGGTTTGTGGACTCTGATGACCCGAGCCTGACACACGTGTTGGAGCGCCTGGAGGATGTCAGAAAGGGCAGCACCCTG CTCCTGCAGCAGCTAAAGCGGCTCATCTGTGACCTCTGTCGGCTGTACAACCTGCCCCAGCACCCAGATGTAGAGATGCTGGACCAGCCCCTCCCTGCCGGCCCTGTAGGACAAGACCGAAAG CATGGGGTCACAGACGAGGTCACGtccgaagaggaggaagaagaggaaatgGGAGAG GACATTGAAGACCTGGACCACTATGAGATGAAAGAGGAGGAGCCAGTGGATGGGAAAAAGTCTGAGGATGACGGCATCGAGAAGGAGAACCTGGCCATCCTGGAGAAGATCCGCAAGAACCAGAGGCAGGACCACTTGAAC GGTGCAGTGTCTGGTTCAGTGCAGGCCTCAGACCGCCTCATGAAGGAGCTCCGGGAGATATACCGGTCCCAGAGTTACAAGATGG GTATCTATTCAGTGGAGCTGGTCAATGACAGCTTGTATGAATGGCACATCAAGCTGAGGAC TGTAGATCCAGATAGTCCCCTGCACAGTGACCTGCAGGTTTTAAAGGAAAAGGAGGGAATGGATTACATTCTGCTCAACTTCTCATATAAA GATAATTTCCCCTTTGATCCACCGTTTGTACGGGTGGCTTCTCCTGTGCTGTCTGGAGG TTATGTTCTTGGAGGGGGTGCCCTGTGCATGGAGCTTCTCACAAAACAG GGCTGGAGCAGTGCCTATTCCATAGAGTCCGTAATCATGCAGATCAACGCCACTTTAGTCAAGGGAAAAGCCAGAGTGCAGTTTGGAGCCAATAAG AACCAATACAATCTTGCCAGAGCACAGCAGTCATACAAATCCCTGGTCCAGATCCATGAAAAGAACG
- the LOC139563257 gene encoding ubiquitin-conjugating enzyme E2 Q2-like isoform X2, translating into MSVSGLKAELKFLESIFDPNHERFRIIDWKPDELNCQFNVTGEKLLIIHCNITESYPSTPPIWFVDSDDPSLTHVLERLEDVRKGSTLLLQQLKRLICDLCRLYNLPQHPDVEMLDQPLPAGPVGQDRKHGVTDEVTSEEEEEEEMGEDIEDLDHYEMKEEEPVDGKKSEDDGIEKENLAILEKIRKNQRQDHLNVSAHSGAVSGSVQASDRLMKELREIYRSQSYKMGIYSVELVNDSLYEWHIKLRTVDPDSPLHSDLQVLKEKEGMDYILLNFSYKDNFPFDPPFVRVASPVLSGGYVLGGGALCMELLTKQGWSSAYSIESVIMQINATLVKGKARVQFGANKNQYNLARAQQSYKSLVQIHEKNGWYTPPKEDG; encoded by the exons ATGTCGGTTTCGGGGCTGAAGGCCGAACTGAAGTTTCTGGAGTCCATTTTTGATCCAAACCACGAACGCTTCCGAATTATTGACTGGAAACCGGATGAGTTAAACTGTCAGTTTAATGTGACTGGAGAAAAACTGTTGATTATACATTGCAACATTACG GAGTCGTACCCCTCCACACCTCCAATCTGGTTTGTGGACTCTGATGACCCGAGCCTGACACACGTGTTGGAGCGCCTGGAGGATGTCAGAAAGGGCAGCACCCTG CTCCTGCAGCAGCTAAAGCGGCTCATCTGTGACCTCTGTCGGCTGTACAACCTGCCCCAGCACCCAGATGTAGAGATGCTGGACCAGCCCCTCCCTGCCGGCCCTGTAGGACAAGACCGAAAG CATGGGGTCACAGACGAGGTCACGtccgaagaggaggaagaagaggaaatgGGAGAG GACATTGAAGACCTGGACCACTATGAGATGAAAGAGGAGGAGCCAGTGGATGGGAAAAAGTCTGAGGATGACGGCATCGAGAAGGAGAACCTGGCCATCCTGGAGAAGATCCGCAAGAACCAGAGGCAGGACCACTTGAACGTAAGTGCTCATTCG GGTGCAGTGTCTGGTTCAGTGCAGGCCTCAGACCGCCTCATGAAGGAGCTCCGGGAGATATACCGGTCCCAGAGTTACAAGATGG GTATCTATTCAGTGGAGCTGGTCAATGACAGCTTGTATGAATGGCACATCAAGCTGAGGAC TGTAGATCCAGATAGTCCCCTGCACAGTGACCTGCAGGTTTTAAAGGAAAAGGAGGGAATGGATTACATTCTGCTCAACTTCTCATATAAA GATAATTTCCCCTTTGATCCACCGTTTGTACGGGTGGCTTCTCCTGTGCTGTCTGGAGG TTATGTTCTTGGAGGGGGTGCCCTGTGCATGGAGCTTCTCACAAAACAG GGCTGGAGCAGTGCCTATTCCATAGAGTCCGTAATCATGCAGATCAACGCCACTTTAGTCAAGGGAAAAGCCAGAGTGCAGTTTGGAGCCAATAAG AACCAATACAATCTTGCCAGAGCACAGCAGTCATACAAATCCCTGGTCCAGATCCATGAAAAGAACG
- the LOC139563257 gene encoding ubiquitin-conjugating enzyme E2 Q2-like isoform X4, whose translation MSVSGLKAELKFLESIFDPNHERFRIIDWKPDELNCQFNVTGEKLLIIHCNITESYPSTPPIWFVDSDDPSLTHVLERLEDVRKGSTLLLQQLKRLICDLCRLYNLPQHPDVEMLDQPLPAGPVGQDRKHGVTDEVTSEEEEEEEMGEDIEDLDHYEMKEEEPVDGKKSEDDGIEKENLAILEKIRKNQRQDHLNGAVSGSVQASDRLMKELREIYRSQSYKMGIYSVELVNDSLYEWHIKLRTVDPDSPLHSDLQVLKEKEGMDYILLNFSYKDNFPFDPPFVRVASPVLSGGYVLGGGALCMELLTKQGWSSAYSIESVIMQINATLVKGKARVQFGANKNQYNLARAQQSYKSLVQIHEKNGWYTPPKEDG comes from the exons ATGTCGGTTTCGGGGCTGAAGGCCGAACTGAAGTTTCTGGAGTCCATTTTTGATCCAAACCACGAACGCTTCCGAATTATTGACTGGAAACCGGATGAGTTAAACTGTCAGTTTAATGTGACTGGAGAAAAACTGTTGATTATACATTGCAACATTACG GAGTCGTACCCCTCCACACCTCCAATCTGGTTTGTGGACTCTGATGACCCGAGCCTGACACACGTGTTGGAGCGCCTGGAGGATGTCAGAAAGGGCAGCACCCTG CTCCTGCAGCAGCTAAAGCGGCTCATCTGTGACCTCTGTCGGCTGTACAACCTGCCCCAGCACCCAGATGTAGAGATGCTGGACCAGCCCCTCCCTGCCGGCCCTGTAGGACAAGACCGAAAG CATGGGGTCACAGACGAGGTCACGtccgaagaggaggaagaagaggaaatgGGAGAG GACATTGAAGACCTGGACCACTATGAGATGAAAGAGGAGGAGCCAGTGGATGGGAAAAAGTCTGAGGATGACGGCATCGAGAAGGAGAACCTGGCCATCCTGGAGAAGATCCGCAAGAACCAGAGGCAGGACCACTTGAAC GGTGCAGTGTCTGGTTCAGTGCAGGCCTCAGACCGCCTCATGAAGGAGCTCCGGGAGATATACCGGTCCCAGAGTTACAAGATGG GTATCTATTCAGTGGAGCTGGTCAATGACAGCTTGTATGAATGGCACATCAAGCTGAGGAC TGTAGATCCAGATAGTCCCCTGCACAGTGACCTGCAGGTTTTAAAGGAAAAGGAGGGAATGGATTACATTCTGCTCAACTTCTCATATAAA GATAATTTCCCCTTTGATCCACCGTTTGTACGGGTGGCTTCTCCTGTGCTGTCTGGAGG TTATGTTCTTGGAGGGGGTGCCCTGTGCATGGAGCTTCTCACAAAACAG GGCTGGAGCAGTGCCTATTCCATAGAGTCCGTAATCATGCAGATCAACGCCACTTTAGTCAAGGGAAAAGCCAGAGTGCAGTTTGGAGCCAATAAG AACCAATACAATCTTGCCAGAGCACAGCAGTCATACAAATCCCTGGTCCAGATCCATGAAAAGAACG